From Fluviicola sp., the proteins below share one genomic window:
- a CDS encoding glycoside hydrolase family 3 N-terminal domain-containing protein, with protein sequence MNKRIVIATLFGLSAFFGWTQKAQSISTPEIEQKIEELLKSMSVHEKVGQTCQVTLDVLLKTDSEGKVIEPVSVDPKKVQEAIVQYGVGSVLNVGWHTLSLKEWEEVMKLVHDPYLTKQSKSPIIYGIDAIHGVNYTIGGTLFPQEIGLAATWNPALAEQFGEIVAYECRASGIHWNFSPVLDLARQPLWSRTFETLGEDPYLASVLGQKIIKGYQGSPKIDAYHVASCMKHFVGYSSPISGRDRTPGWIPEKYMRELYLPAFEAATKEGALTVMINSGTVNGIPGHANYHLLTEVLKGEWNFEGFAVSDWEDFLMLNTVHRTAETTKAGIVQAINAGVDMSMVPYAPYYQEYCKLMTEAVNEGSIPMARLDDAVRRILRVKILLGLYEKNMNQAKKYPEFASVKHQQAALTAAQESITLLKNKEEILPLKKSQKVLVSGPAANNLMYLNGAWTHTWQGDNQSFNTAGRTSILEEFQKVLGKENVAYSEGCKLVTENGYEAAHLVGMEDFKSKAATSDVIVLCLGEYPATEKPGDIRSLNLLPEQQQLAKEAYATGKPVVLVLAEARPRIIRDIVPDASAIVQTYLPGDFGAEALVDLLYGEVNFSGKLPYTYQKYDGQVEFYDHPRSVDRHKNGFDAYDPQWDFGFGLSYTSFEYSNLVLSKKSVTKSESITVSVEVKNTGKVAGKEVVQFYLSDEFASLVPAGKSLKAFQKIELAPGETKTVQFQIKPDDLKFADTDGKWISEPGTFSVRINKLISNFELN encoded by the coding sequence ATGAATAAGAGAATTGTTATTGCTACTTTATTTGGCCTGTCTGCTTTCTTTGGCTGGACACAAAAGGCACAAAGCATCAGCACCCCTGAAATCGAACAAAAAATTGAGGAGTTATTAAAATCCATGAGTGTGCATGAAAAGGTGGGGCAAACCTGCCAGGTCACACTGGATGTGCTGTTGAAAACCGACAGCGAAGGAAAAGTCATAGAGCCGGTTTCCGTGGATCCTAAAAAGGTACAGGAAGCCATTGTTCAATACGGGGTAGGTTCCGTGCTGAATGTAGGCTGGCACACTTTGTCCTTGAAAGAATGGGAGGAAGTGATGAAACTGGTTCACGATCCCTACCTGACAAAACAATCCAAATCACCAATTATTTACGGTATTGATGCCATTCACGGGGTCAATTATACGATCGGAGGAACGCTTTTTCCGCAGGAAATCGGGTTGGCAGCAACCTGGAACCCGGCATTGGCCGAGCAATTCGGTGAAATCGTAGCGTATGAATGCAGAGCTTCGGGAATCCACTGGAATTTTTCCCCGGTTCTGGACCTGGCACGTCAGCCATTGTGGTCGCGTACTTTTGAAACGCTGGGAGAAGATCCGTACCTGGCTTCCGTTTTGGGTCAGAAGATTATCAAGGGATACCAGGGAAGCCCTAAAATTGATGCGTATCACGTGGCTTCCTGCATGAAGCATTTTGTAGGATACAGCAGCCCGATTAGCGGAAGGGACCGTACTCCGGGATGGATCCCTGAAAAATACATGCGTGAATTGTACCTGCCGGCTTTTGAAGCAGCCACGAAAGAAGGTGCGCTGACTGTCATGATCAATAGCGGAACAGTGAACGGTATTCCCGGGCATGCCAACTATCATTTATTGACAGAAGTATTGAAGGGAGAATGGAATTTTGAAGGTTTTGCCGTGTCAGACTGGGAAGATTTCCTGATGCTGAATACCGTTCACCGCACAGCGGAAACCACCAAAGCCGGAATTGTTCAGGCGATCAATGCAGGTGTGGATATGAGTATGGTGCCTTACGCTCCGTACTACCAGGAATACTGCAAACTGATGACGGAAGCGGTCAATGAAGGAAGTATTCCGATGGCCCGTCTGGATGATGCTGTCCGACGCATTTTGAGAGTGAAAATACTGCTTGGATTATACGAGAAAAATATGAACCAGGCGAAGAAATACCCGGAATTTGCATCTGTGAAGCACCAGCAGGCTGCTTTGACTGCGGCACAGGAATCCATTACTTTATTGAAGAACAAGGAAGAAATCCTCCCGTTAAAAAAGAGTCAGAAAGTGTTGGTGAGCGGCCCTGCTGCCAACAACCTCATGTACCTGAACGGTGCCTGGACACATACCTGGCAGGGAGACAACCAGAGTTTTAATACTGCCGGAAGAACTTCTATTCTGGAAGAATTCCAAAAGGTATTGGGGAAAGAAAATGTGGCTTACAGCGAAGGATGCAAGCTCGTAACTGAAAATGGGTACGAAGCGGCTCACCTGGTTGGAATGGAAGACTTTAAGTCGAAAGCTGCAACCAGCGACGTTATTGTTCTTTGTTTGGGAGAATACCCTGCTACGGAAAAACCCGGAGATATCCGTTCCTTAAACCTGCTTCCGGAACAACAGCAGCTTGCAAAAGAGGCTTACGCTACCGGAAAACCGGTTGTGCTGGTGCTGGCGGAAGCAAGGCCGCGCATTATCCGGGATATCGTTCCGGATGCTTCGGCGATCGTGCAGACTTACCTGCCGGGAGATTTCGGGGCGGAGGCGTTGGTGGATTTGCTTTACGGGGAAGTGAATTTCTCCGGGAAGTTGCCTTATACTTATCAGAAATACGACGGACAGGTTGAATTCTACGACCATCCGAGAAGTGTGGACCGCCATAAAAACGGATTTGATGCCTACGATCCGCAATGGGATTTCGGTTTTGGATTGAGCTACACGTCGTTCGAGTATTCCAACCTGGTTTTAAGTAAGAAATCGGTGACAAAATCAGAGAGTATCACCGTTTCCGTTGAAGTTAAAAACACCGGGAAGGTTGCCGGAAAAGAAGTGGTGCAGTTCTACCTTTCAGACGAATTTGCATCCCTTGTTCCAGCAGGAAAATCCTTAAAAGCATTCCAAAAAATAGAATTGGCACCCGGAGAAACAAAAACCGTTCAATTCCAGATTAAGCCGGATGATTTAAAATTTGCGGACACGGATGGGAAGTGGATTTCCGAGCCGGGAACATTTAGTGTGAGAATCAATAAACTAATTTCTAATTTTGAATTAAATTAG
- a CDS encoding NUDIX domain-containing protein — translation MSYKIKFDNFFSYSFSLDCVIFGYREGEIKVLLIKRAMEPYLGEWAIPGDLVYPDEDLPDAASRILTELTKLNGIELHQGETFGKPNRHPQGRVITSAYFALVKIDDLNVEAASWAEEVRWVSIKKLPQLAFDHNLILESTFDMLKQKLQREPICFDLLPAKFTLNEMQQLYEYAFDVEMDKANFRKKIKPLPLVKLHEKQINVKHRPATLFRFDFKRYKELTEEDDFFFRI, via the coding sequence ATGTCATATAAAATCAAGTTTGATAATTTTTTCTCCTATTCCTTTTCGTTGGATTGTGTCATCTTCGGGTACCGCGAAGGAGAAATTAAAGTTCTGTTGATCAAGCGTGCCATGGAGCCTTATCTGGGTGAATGGGCTATTCCGGGAGATTTGGTTTATCCGGATGAAGACCTTCCGGATGCTGCATCGCGGATATTGACGGAGCTGACTAAACTGAATGGCATCGAATTGCACCAGGGTGAAACTTTCGGGAAACCGAACCGACACCCGCAGGGACGTGTCATTACCAGTGCTTATTTTGCATTGGTGAAAATTGACGATTTAAATGTGGAGGCTGCTTCCTGGGCGGAAGAAGTGAGATGGGTGTCTATTAAAAAATTACCCCAGTTGGCTTTCGACCACAATCTGATCCTGGAATCTACTTTCGACATGCTGAAACAAAAGCTGCAACGCGAACCGATTTGTTTCGATTTGCTTCCTGCTAAATTTACCCTCAACGAAATGCAGCAATTGTATGAATATGCCTTTGATGTGGAGATGGACAAAGCAAATTTCAGAAAGAAAATCAAGCCGCTGCCGTTGGTGAAACTGCATGAAAAACAGATCAATGTCAAGCATCGTCCGGCTACTTTGTTCCGATTCGACTTTAAACGCTACAAGGAGTTGACGGAGGAAGATGATTTCTTCTTTAGAATCTAG
- a CDS encoding glycoside hydrolase family 16 protein, producing MKTGSLIAMLFPAFVMYAQPGKLVWEENFNSNKIDTSVWNFETGTGVNGDWGTGQLDRATDRKQNVAIKKGVKGADSSCLVITTRAEEFMDRKYTSGRINTKGKASWGPGHKIVARVYARDVKSMGQGFAFWMLPDEKPVGQKHMMWPQGGEIDIMEYVGSIPFHNLGSVHYAWSYENNEWQSWNHAHQGFYYSFKDQEVPNPSEPGYGNYPPAKNDTIAGSWGFHDYGINWYQDRIEFFVDSTVYHIHYLNDGATLNFAKDGENEDAIEEINGKRTGVSEYSNHFPEWHPYEHNMYIILSAGVGGSKNTYGGPISDAAKFPCSVFVDWVRVYEL from the coding sequence ATGAAAACAGGTTCTTTAATCGCAATGCTTTTTCCGGCATTTGTGATGTATGCCCAACCCGGAAAATTGGTTTGGGAAGAAAACTTCAACTCGAATAAGATTGATACTTCCGTGTGGAATTTTGAGACCGGAACAGGAGTGAACGGTGATTGGGGAACGGGGCAGCTGGACCGGGCCACGGACCGGAAACAGAATGTGGCTATCAAAAAAGGAGTGAAAGGTGCCGATTCCAGCTGTTTGGTCATTACCACGCGCGCTGAAGAGTTTATGGACAGGAAGTATACCAGCGGGCGCATCAATACCAAGGGAAAGGCTTCCTGGGGTCCGGGACATAAGATTGTTGCACGTGTTTACGCCCGCGATGTAAAATCAATGGGGCAGGGTTTCGCCTTCTGGATGCTGCCGGATGAAAAACCGGTCGGACAAAAACACATGATGTGGCCGCAGGGCGGAGAAATCGATATCATGGAATATGTGGGGTCGATTCCTTTCCACAATTTGGGAAGTGTGCATTATGCCTGGTCTTATGAGAACAATGAATGGCAATCCTGGAACCACGCGCACCAGGGATTTTACTACAGTTTCAAGGATCAGGAGGTACCAAACCCGTCAGAACCCGGGTACGGCAATTATCCTCCTGCAAAAAATGATACCATCGCCGGCAGCTGGGGATTCCATGATTATGGTATCAACTGGTATCAGGACCGCATTGAGTTTTTCGTGGATTCGACAGTGTATCACATCCATTACCTGAACGACGGAGCAACGCTGAATTTTGCTAAAGACGGTGAAAATGAAGATGCCATTGAAGAAATCAACGGTAAAAGAACAGGAGTTTCCGAATACTCCAATCATTTCCCGGAATGGCATCCTTACGAGCACAACATGTACATCATTCTAAGTGCCGGAGTAGGAGGAAGCAAAAATACCTACGGAGGCCCGATCAGCGATGCCGCTAAATTTCCCTGCTCCGTATTTGTGGATTGGGTAAGGGTTTATGAATTATAA
- a CDS encoding discoidin domain-containing protein, whose amino-acid sequence MKYFVLLLAFTGVMYTRSYAQYQVSGNAAALNPDTFLLTPDAPWQNGAVWYKLKHNFNSAFSITGSMFFGDFDDGADGIVFVIQNKCLVAGTAGGGIGYQNFPGYSLGVEFDTYQNIGAPSNDPVYDHVAILRDGSIDHLTNLAGPVQMDAAAANVEDNNWHSFQITYNPATTTLNVYFGGNLRLSYNIDITGNILHGDDYAYWGFTSATGGSWADNRVAITSVTALTLDDRTICAGTQSVSLAPLDAVNVAFNHPATASSVEGPFVAANAFDNNLGTRWSSAFSNPQWITVDLGAPTDIDSVVLYWEGAYGSEYIIQTSMDNVTWTDQYHEYAGNGGIDKIYFTGTGRYVRMYGLQRGTPYGFSLWEFEVYSTPQYAWSPNDGTVSDTTSANPTFSPTTTTTYTLTIPDPCLGQTQLSFTITVDCTPLPIELLYFDGVLNDRQIDLFWTTENEINNDYFIVERSVDALNWSAIGHVDGAGNYSGLLDYMLIDTDIDWMVAGYYYRLIQVDFNANSSTSNMIFIPLDRDFGNDMILFPNPVVSGQYLHVVGINAETDAFFMYDVSGKQVIDDVSTVHVSKDHLLVNVSQLATGYYLVRCGKQQGKFMKL is encoded by the coding sequence ATGAAGTATTTTGTTCTTCTTCTGGCTTTCACAGGTGTGATGTATACCCGTTCGTATGCACAGTATCAGGTTTCGGGAAACGCCGCGGCTTTAAATCCCGACACCTTTTTGCTTACACCTGATGCTCCCTGGCAAAACGGGGCTGTCTGGTATAAATTGAAACACAATTTCAACTCCGCTTTTTCCATCACCGGAAGCATGTTTTTCGGCGACTTCGATGACGGAGCAGACGGAATTGTCTTCGTGATCCAGAATAAATGCCTGGTTGCAGGTACTGCCGGAGGTGGAATCGGATACCAGAACTTTCCGGGATATTCACTCGGTGTAGAATTTGATACCTACCAGAACATCGGAGCACCTTCAAACGACCCGGTATACGATCACGTGGCCATTTTACGCGACGGAAGCATCGATCACTTAACCAACCTGGCAGGCCCAGTTCAGATGGATGCAGCAGCTGCCAACGTGGAAGACAACAACTGGCATTCTTTTCAGATCACTTACAATCCCGCTACAACGACCCTGAATGTCTATTTCGGGGGAAACCTGCGCCTCTCTTACAACATTGACATTACCGGCAACATTTTACACGGAGACGACTATGCATATTGGGGATTCACATCCGCAACCGGTGGAAGCTGGGCAGACAACCGAGTTGCTATTACCTCGGTTACCGCTTTAACACTCGATGACCGGACTATTTGTGCCGGTACGCAAAGTGTTAGTTTAGCACCTTTGGATGCCGTTAACGTGGCATTCAATCACCCGGCAACAGCAAGTTCCGTTGAAGGGCCCTTTGTCGCGGCAAATGCATTTGACAACAATTTGGGAACACGCTGGTCGAGTGCTTTTTCCAATCCACAATGGATCACCGTAGATCTGGGCGCACCAACTGATATAGACAGTGTGGTGCTGTATTGGGAAGGCGCTTACGGAAGTGAATACATTATCCAAACCTCTATGGACAATGTTACCTGGACCGATCAATACCATGAATATGCCGGAAATGGCGGCATAGATAAGATTTATTTCACTGGTACCGGCCGTTATGTTCGTATGTATGGTTTGCAGCGCGGAACACCTTACGGCTTTTCCCTGTGGGAATTTGAAGTATACAGTACGCCGCAATACGCCTGGTCACCGAATGACGGTACGGTGAGTGACACCACCAGTGCCAATCCTACTTTCAGCCCTACAACTACTACAACTTACACCTTAACAATCCCTGATCCGTGTTTGGGACAAACGCAGCTTAGTTTTACCATTACGGTTGATTGCACTCCATTACCGATCGAATTGCTGTATTTTGACGGCGTTCTGAACGACCGGCAAATTGATCTGTTCTGGACAACAGAAAATGAGATCAATAACGACTATTTTATCGTGGAGCGTTCGGTGGATGCTCTGAATTGGAGTGCAATCGGTCATGTTGACGGGGCCGGGAATTACAGCGGTCTGCTGGACTACATGCTGATAGATACGGATATCGACTGGATGGTTGCGGGTTATTATTACCGGTTGATCCAGGTGGATTTCAATGCCAATTCTTCCACTTCCAATATGATTTTTATCCCTTTAGACAGGGATTTCGGAAACGACATGATTCTTTTCCCGAATCCGGTTGTATCGGGACAATACCTTCACGTGGTCGGGATCAATGCTGAAACAGACGCTTTCTTCATGTACGATGTATCCGGTAAGCAGGTGATTGATGATGTATCTACCGTGCACGTTTCCAAAGATCATTTGCTGGTAAACGTTTCACAACTGGCAACAGGATATTACCTGGTACGTTGTGGAAAACAACAGGGCAAATTCATGAAATTATAA
- a CDS encoding T9SS type A sorting domain-containing protein translates to MKKLYAILSISMISSAGLAQNNVTFSANDSWVGYVNVFETPANGGGYLWGSQWGIADLQTTINTGANTMTLQPNFNLYAADPTDAYWVDQSTGEGAKYISASTYVEPGPTFNGNALTFQGDVLSNNLDLTKYEAKFYINALDSTNGYVNTIPGKTFNIPASGHFTVSATAGELPVGMIIQYGFTIYGRNANPANEAALGSIVIGVQSTAGITEGEKNSIRVYPNPATDLVYVASDAAVDGITITDIAGHTVYSSNQVSANGIDVSGLTSGVYMLHVTTGSDMKTSRFTKK, encoded by the coding sequence ATGAAAAAACTTTATGCTATTCTATCGATCTCCATGATTTCCTCTGCCGGTTTGGCACAGAACAACGTCACGTTCAGCGCAAATGATTCGTGGGTTGGCTATGTAAATGTTTTCGAAACTCCTGCAAACGGAGGAGGTTATTTATGGGGTTCTCAGTGGGGAATTGCAGATTTGCAAACCACTATTAATACAGGTGCAAATACCATGACTTTGCAACCGAACTTTAACTTATATGCAGCAGATCCTACGGATGCTTACTGGGTAGACCAGTCAACAGGTGAAGGTGCGAAATATATCAGTGCTTCTACGTATGTGGAGCCGGGACCAACATTTAACGGTAATGCTTTGACGTTCCAGGGAGACGTGCTTTCCAATAACCTGGACCTTACAAAGTACGAAGCGAAATTTTACATCAACGCATTGGATTCTACAAACGGATATGTAAATACCATTCCGGGAAAAACGTTCAATATTCCGGCTAGCGGGCATTTTACTGTAAGTGCAACAGCAGGAGAATTACCGGTTGGAATGATCATTCAATACGGATTTACGATCTACGGAAGAAATGCAAATCCGGCGAATGAAGCTGCTTTGGGAAGTATCGTAATCGGTGTTCAAAGTACTGCAGGAATCACTGAAGGAGAGAAAAATTCCATCCGCGTTTACCCGAATCCTGCAACGGATCTGGTTTACGTTGCCAGTGATGCTGCTGTTGATGGTATTACAATTACGGATATTGCCGGTCATACGGTTTATAGCAGCAACCAGGTTTCAGCCAATGGTATTGATGTTTCGGGGTTGACATCAGGCGTTTACATGCTACATGTTACGACAGGTTCGGACATGAAAACTTCACGATTTACGAAAAAATAG
- a CDS encoding family 16 glycosylhydrolase yields the protein MKKLLLIFGFIPAVSFGQLWNLVWSDEFSGSSLSNANWQYEIGTGTDGWGNFELQYYTASPNNIFVDTGYLHIKALHQPYNGSDYTSSRIKTQGLYDVEYGKIEARMKLPSGKGIWSAFWMLGANITSIGWPACGEIDIMERVNTELKVHGTYHYDNNGHAYEGDYKYVDPSDFHVYGVEWDESEMRWYVDGVEYFSKNIGPGSVSVEEFHHPFFILLNIAVGGNWPGSPDANTVFPATMLVDYVRVYKETSLHLDETAISGLVLSPNPAHNELLVNSETPIESYVIYSVDGNEIKRGTSAVVSLEQLPAGTYLIEVKTADNQILREKFIHD from the coding sequence ATGAAAAAATTACTACTCATTTTTGGATTCATTCCTGCCGTTTCTTTCGGTCAGCTATGGAATTTGGTTTGGAGCGACGAGTTTTCAGGAAGTTCCTTGAGCAATGCCAACTGGCAGTATGAAATCGGTACGGGTACCGACGGCTGGGGAAATTTTGAATTGCAGTATTACACCGCCAGTCCCAACAATATTTTCGTCGACACGGGTTATTTACACATCAAAGCATTGCATCAGCCCTACAACGGATCTGATTATACTTCCTCCCGGATTAAAACACAAGGTCTTTACGATGTGGAATACGGTAAGATCGAAGCGCGCATGAAATTGCCTTCCGGAAAAGGGATTTGGTCTGCTTTCTGGATGTTGGGGGCTAATATTACCAGTATAGGCTGGCCTGCCTGCGGAGAAATTGATATCATGGAACGCGTCAATACAGAATTGAAAGTGCATGGTACTTATCATTACGACAACAACGGTCATGCTTATGAAGGCGATTATAAATACGTGGATCCTTCTGATTTTCATGTCTACGGGGTAGAATGGGATGAAAGTGAAATGCGCTGGTATGTAGACGGAGTGGAATATTTCTCCAAGAATATCGGGCCGGGTTCTGTTTCCGTGGAAGAATTTCACCATCCGTTCTTTATCCTGTTGAACATTGCAGTGGGCGGCAACTGGCCGGGAAGCCCGGATGCGAATACGGTTTTTCCTGCTACCATGCTGGTCGATTATGTCCGTGTTTACAAAGAAACGTCGCTTCACCTGGATGAAACAGCTATTTCCGGGTTAGTACTTTCTCCGAATCCTGCTCACAACGAACTGCTTGTGAACAGTGAAACACCGATTGAATCGTATGTGATCTATAGCGTGGACGGAAATGAAATCAAGCGCGGGACTTCAGCCGTTGTTTCCCTGGAACAGCTGCCTGCAGGAACTTACCTGATTGAAGTGAAAACCGCTGATAACCAGATTTTGCGGGAGAAATTTATTCACGATTAA
- a CDS encoding sugar-binding protein, which translates to MRHSTLNIFLILLSVISLGQTFAQDTLILDEVEVYGKKAGFKKVKLYDGAFEEDENIRGYTQLDIFNGSLTDFWTSEGKECISGSLSNQDGPYLDLKWNKDQNGCDWVGMGFGWDNWAGKDISYVIDTLSIEMLVKCKEGAVKNLPWALCLEDYSGGQAWIGFMNSFIQAEAISDKWTKVKIPLSLFPFRDYDVNTTSIKQFMIQVFASGTLQIKYIKLVPFSGKLKEQVAAPKMNIRTDGDLSDWTEPFTPFGTNNSFSVAYSDSLLYFAVKVQDESPRQNGQTEGNLWNGDAIEIAFSTNASADPKRKFLLLSDQHIGINCGTDSYLWNWKLNQVIKEGKVAFQSTPEGYQLECQIPLRLFRNFVPAKGMKTGLEVVVDKGNKSGRQLQEKWNSKSQEGFNSNPSLWGTLEYH; encoded by the coding sequence ATGCGCCACTCAACCCTTAATATATTCCTGATCCTCCTATCCGTAATTTCCCTTGGACAAACGTTTGCCCAGGATACTTTGATATTGGATGAAGTGGAGGTTTACGGAAAAAAAGCGGGGTTCAAGAAAGTCAAACTCTACGACGGAGCATTTGAAGAAGATGAAAACATCCGCGGATATACCCAGCTGGATATTTTCAACGGAAGCTTAACGGACTTTTGGACTTCTGAAGGAAAAGAATGTATTAGCGGATCATTGTCTAACCAGGACGGGCCTTACCTGGACCTTAAATGGAACAAAGACCAGAATGGGTGCGATTGGGTTGGAATGGGCTTTGGATGGGACAACTGGGCCGGAAAAGATATTTCTTATGTGATTGACACCCTGTCCATCGAAATGCTGGTAAAATGCAAGGAAGGTGCAGTTAAAAACTTGCCCTGGGCATTGTGCCTGGAAGATTATTCGGGCGGACAGGCATGGATCGGATTTATGAATTCGTTCATTCAGGCGGAGGCAATCTCCGATAAATGGACAAAAGTGAAAATTCCCCTTTCCTTATTTCCCTTCCGGGATTACGACGTGAATACCACCAGTATCAAACAATTCATGATCCAGGTTTTTGCATCCGGGACCCTTCAAATCAAGTACATCAAACTGGTTCCTTTTTCCGGTAAACTGAAAGAACAAGTAGCCGCCCCGAAAATGAATATCCGGACAGATGGCGATCTAAGCGATTGGACAGAGCCGTTCACACCATTTGGCACCAACAACTCATTTAGCGTTGCATATTCGGATAGCCTGCTCTACTTTGCAGTAAAGGTACAGGATGAAAGTCCCCGTCAAAACGGACAAACCGAAGGAAATCTCTGGAACGGTGACGCCATTGAGATCGCCTTTTCAACCAACGCTTCGGCAGATCCTAAACGCAAATTCCTCTTGTTGAGCGACCAGCATATCGGTATCAATTGCGGTACCGATTCATATCTGTGGAACTGGAAACTCAACCAGGTCATCAAAGAAGGGAAAGTGGCATTCCAGTCAACACCTGAAGGCTACCAATTGGAATGTCAGATTCCACTGCGTTTGTTCCGCAATTTTGTTCCGGCTAAAGGCATGAAAACCGGCCTGGAAGTGGTGGTCGACAAAGGAAACAAATCAGGGCGGCAGCTCCAGGAAAAATGGAACAGTAAAAGCCAGGAAGGCTTTAATTCCAACCCTTCCCTGTGGGGAACACTGGAATATCACTAA
- a CDS encoding T9SS type A sorting domain-containing protein has product MYLRPFLVIACIFQFGQAYTQNYYLVWQDDFNNPVLDTSKWTIETGTGVNGDWGTGQIDRATDRPENISITDTVSGASGSCLVLTSRKENYIDREYTSGRINTAGKFSWGPGHRIVARVKPKDVRFMGQGFAFWMLPDETPADTNYIMWPQGGEIDIMEYVGAIPYHNLGSVHYAYDWANNEWQSWNHAHQGFYYSYETEQVPDPSEPGYGNYPPPLGAMFAGSSAFHDYGIDWFDDRIEFFIDSTVYHIHYFEDGSEFALDGQDESDISVIGGKRVGESEYSNHFPEWHPFEHQMYLILSTGVGGSANTYGGPIQSNADFPCSIFIDWVKVYSTEQPNTATIAEIAVTPDFTLVPNPANTSMQIRGDKSVAHFQILDAAGKPVLEGDKTNVAVSSLENGLYFIQITTSQGIIQTKTFIKD; this is encoded by the coding sequence ATGTATTTGCGTCCTTTCCTCGTGATCGCCTGCATTTTTCAGTTTGGTCAGGCCTATACTCAGAATTATTACCTGGTCTGGCAGGATGATTTTAACAATCCGGTTTTGGATACCTCCAAATGGACGATTGAAACCGGTACAGGAGTAAACGGAGATTGGGGTACGGGGCAGATTGACCGGGCAACGGACAGGCCGGAAAATATTTCGATAACGGACACTGTTTCGGGCGCTTCCGGATCTTGTTTGGTCCTTACTTCCCGCAAGGAAAATTACATAGATAGGGAATATACCAGCGGAAGGATCAATACAGCAGGTAAATTTTCCTGGGGGCCCGGACACCGGATTGTTGCGCGGGTAAAGCCCAAAGATGTCCGTTTTATGGGGCAGGGTTTTGCCTTTTGGATGCTTCCGGATGAAACGCCGGCAGATACGAATTACATCATGTGGCCGCAGGGCGGTGAAATTGACATTATGGAATATGTAGGAGCAATTCCTTATCACAACCTGGGAAGCGTTCACTATGCCTACGACTGGGCCAACAACGAATGGCAATCCTGGAACCATGCGCACCAGGGATTTTACTACAGTTATGAAACAGAGCAGGTACCGGATCCTTCGGAGCCCGGATATGGCAATTATCCACCGCCTTTGGGAGCAATGTTTGCAGGCAGTTCGGCATTTCATGACTACGGAATTGATTGGTTCGACGATCGCATCGAATTTTTTATCGATTCCACGGTTTATCACATTCATTATTTCGAGGACGGTTCCGAGTTTGCACTGGATGGACAGGATGAGTCTGACATTTCCGTTATCGGAGGAAAACGGGTTGGAGAATCCGAATATTCCAATCATTTTCCGGAATGGCATCCGTTTGAACACCAGATGTACCTGATTTTAAGTACAGGTGTCGGAGGAAGTGCCAATACATATGGCGGTCCGATCCAATCGAATGCAGACTTTCCCTGCTCAATCTTCATTGATTGGGTAAAGGTTTATTCCACAGAGCAACCGAATACAGCTACAATTGCAGAAATAGCTGTTACTCCGGATTTTACACTGGTTCCCAATCCGGCGAATACGAGCATGCAGATCAGAGGTGATAAATCGGTTGCGCATTTCCAGATACTCGACGCGGCCGGAAAACCGGTCCTGGAGGGCGATAAAACCAATGTGGCTGTTTCTTCCCTGGAAAACGGCCTGTATTTTATACAAATTACAACCAGCCAGGGAATTATTCAAACAAAGACATTTATCAAAGACTAA